One genomic window of Streptomyces sp. NBC_01276 includes the following:
- a CDS encoding SurA N-terminal domain-containing protein, translating into MHRRTALSVSAALLAAAPLLAACSGGTRPGTAAVVGGERITTSALQAQVNHVRTAQNRSGQGAQLIEATAGLERLKLNKMIQTAVLERAADDAGLSVNTREIEEVRKAQLQQAGGEKELAAAALQQAQLAPDQLEADTRFKLLRDKLFEHYGSQDKALAKLGQAAKALHIEVNPRYGRWDAQQIILGDQQTPWITQRTRPEQAGPAGA; encoded by the coding sequence TTGCACCGTCGCACAGCGCTCTCCGTCTCCGCCGCCCTCCTCGCGGCGGCCCCCCTGCTGGCCGCCTGTTCGGGCGGGACGCGCCCCGGCACGGCGGCCGTCGTCGGCGGGGAACGCATCACCACCTCCGCGCTCCAGGCCCAGGTCAACCACGTCCGCACGGCGCAGAACCGTTCCGGGCAGGGTGCGCAGCTCATCGAGGCGACCGCCGGACTGGAGCGCCTCAAACTCAACAAGATGATCCAGACCGCCGTCCTGGAGCGGGCCGCCGACGACGCGGGCCTGAGCGTGAACACCCGGGAGATCGAAGAGGTCCGCAAGGCGCAGCTGCAGCAGGCGGGCGGGGAGAAGGAGCTCGCGGCGGCCGCGCTGCAGCAGGCGCAGCTGGCGCCGGACCAGCTGGAGGCGGACACCCGCTTCAAGCTGCTGCGCGACAAGCTCTTCGAGCACTACGGCAGCCAGGACAAGGCCCTGGCCAAGCTCGGGCAGGCGGCGAAGGCCCTGCACATCGAGGTCAACCCGCGCTACGGCCGCTGGGACGCGCAGCAGATCATCCTCGGTGACCAGCAGACCCCGTGGATCACCCAGCGGACCCGTCCGGAGCAGGCGGGACCCGCCGGAGCCTGA
- a CDS encoding MazG family protein: protein MVLLTASHRVAPGLLSWPAWRTLRAADLVLCADPAHPQLPYLREAGVEVAREVPDAHGLVDACAGGRTVVVIPGGEGDQRLTDGLARLAGSGRVSMPDLELLPGSYDLPGARLLDLVQVMDRVRRECPWTSRQTHEGLVKYAIEEAYELVEAIEDGDRAALREELGDVLLQVFFHARIAEEAGRAEEPVGEAGGEEGEEGEGREAAFSIDDVAGDLVDKLVRRHPHVFGDARADSPEDVNAHWQATKAVEKQRESVTDGIPLGQPGLALAAKLAGRVRAGGIDVELPRGEGVGYELLALAARAEAAGTDPETALRAAARAYRDAIRVAEGVG from the coding sequence ATCGTCCTGCTGACCGCCAGCCACCGGGTCGCCCCCGGCCTGCTCTCCTGGCCGGCCTGGCGGACCCTGCGCGCCGCGGACCTGGTGCTGTGCGCCGATCCGGCCCATCCGCAGCTGCCGTACCTGCGCGAGGCGGGGGTGGAGGTGGCGCGGGAGGTGCCCGACGCGCACGGGCTCGTCGACGCGTGCGCGGGCGGCCGTACGGTCGTGGTGATCCCGGGCGGCGAGGGCGATCAGCGGCTCACGGACGGACTGGCCCGTCTCGCCGGGTCCGGCCGTGTCAGCATGCCCGACCTGGAACTGCTGCCGGGCTCCTACGACCTGCCCGGAGCGCGCCTGCTCGACCTGGTCCAGGTCATGGACCGGGTCCGGCGCGAATGCCCGTGGACCTCCCGGCAGACCCACGAGGGGCTGGTGAAGTACGCCATCGAGGAGGCGTACGAGCTGGTCGAGGCGATCGAGGACGGCGACCGCGCGGCGCTGCGCGAGGAGCTCGGCGACGTGCTGCTCCAGGTGTTCTTCCACGCCCGCATCGCCGAGGAGGCCGGCCGGGCGGAGGAACCGGTAGGGGAAGCGGGAGGAGAAGAGGGAGAAGAAGGGGAAGGACGGGAGGCGGCCTTCTCCATCGACGACGTCGCGGGAGACCTGGTGGACAAGCTGGTACGCCGCCACCCGCACGTCTTCGGGGACGCGCGGGCCGACTCCCCGGAGGACGTCAACGCGCACTGGCAGGCCACCAAGGCGGTCGAGAAGCAGCGGGAGTCGGTCACCGACGGGATCCCGCTGGGCCAGCCGGGGCTCGCGCTCGCGGCCAAGCTCGCCGGCCGGGTCCGGGCGGGCGGCATCGACGTGGAACTGCCCCGCGGCGAGGGCGTCGGCTACGAACTGCTCGCGCTGGCGGCGCGCGCCGAGGCGGCGGGCACCGACCCCGAGACGGCGCTGCGCGCGGCGGCCCGCGCGTACCGGGACGCGATCAGGGTGGCCGAGGGCGTCGGCTGA
- a CDS encoding globin domain-containing protein translates to MRILKSSFAVVERRAEHAVKFFYSHLFWHHPGLRALFPASPEDMERQRDRLFAALTHVVAQLESETLLPYLRDLGRDHRKFLVGPEHYAAVGASLLAALAQTSGEAWTPVVEKAWTEAYQVIADAMTAGAAASAEPPWWDAEVVRHLQYGEDIGVLTLLPHVPLPYRPGQYVSVSSERVPRTWRTYSLGNAPRPDTTVDLHVSRIEGGRLSTALVRDVRPGELLRLGAPGGALVLRREDRPVTLIAAGTGWAPVRAMLEDLVAHPPDQDVRLFVVARDGAHLYDRPLIDGYAASCRWLSVTYITPAPGRHRNQATGRLATALGNRALWREQDVHLSGPAQFVEETVGLLEELGARPDRLFHDAVPASAPARTRPQGFGEWFLGRPDPHWHNPAGRTPRDSY, encoded by the coding sequence GTGAGGATCTTGAAAAGCAGTTTCGCGGTGGTGGAGAGACGGGCCGAGCACGCGGTCAAGTTCTTCTACTCCCACCTCTTCTGGCACCACCCCGGACTCCGCGCCCTCTTCCCGGCCTCCCCCGAGGACATGGAGCGCCAGCGCGACCGCCTCTTCGCCGCGCTCACCCACGTCGTCGCGCAGCTGGAGAGCGAGACCCTCCTCCCCTATCTACGCGACCTCGGACGCGACCACCGCAAGTTCCTCGTCGGCCCCGAGCACTACGCGGCCGTCGGCGCCAGCCTCCTCGCCGCCCTCGCCCAGACCTCCGGCGAGGCCTGGACCCCCGTCGTCGAAAAGGCCTGGACCGAGGCCTACCAGGTCATCGCCGACGCGATGACGGCCGGCGCCGCCGCGAGCGCGGAGCCCCCCTGGTGGGACGCCGAGGTGGTGCGCCACCTGCAGTACGGAGAGGACATCGGCGTGCTCACCCTGCTCCCGCACGTCCCGCTCCCCTACCGGCCGGGCCAGTACGTCAGCGTGAGCAGCGAACGCGTCCCGAGGACCTGGCGCACGTACTCCCTCGGCAACGCGCCCCGCCCCGACACCACCGTCGACCTGCACGTGAGCCGCATCGAGGGCGGCCGGCTCAGCACCGCGCTGGTCCGCGACGTGCGGCCCGGCGAGCTGCTGCGGCTCGGCGCCCCGGGCGGCGCCCTGGTGCTGCGCCGCGAGGACCGGCCCGTCACCCTCATCGCGGCCGGCACCGGGTGGGCGCCGGTCCGGGCCATGCTGGAGGACCTCGTGGCGCACCCTCCCGATCAGGACGTGCGCCTCTTCGTGGTCGCCCGGGACGGCGCCCACCTCTACGACCGCCCGCTCATCGACGGGTACGCCGCCTCCTGCCGGTGGCTCTCCGTCACCTACATCACCCCCGCCCCCGGGCGGCACCGCAACCAGGCCACCGGCCGGCTGGCCACCGCCCTCGGCAACCGGGCCCTGTGGCGGGAGCAGGACGTCCACCTCAGCGGCCCCGCGCAGTTCGTGGAGGAGACCGTGGGCCTCCTGGAGGAACTGGGCGCCCGCCCCGACCGGCTCTTCCACGACGCCGTCCCCGCCTCCGCCCCCGCGCGGACCCGGCCCCAGGGCTTCGGCGAGTGGTTCCTGGGCCGCCCCGACCCGCACTGGCACAACCCGGCGGGACGCACCCCGCGCGACAGCTACTGA
- a CDS encoding cytochrome P450, which yields MHEQTSTPAADGSPSQGPTLFDWEFATDPYPAYAWLREHSPVHRTKLPSGVEAWLVTRYADARQALADQRLSKNPAHHAEPAHAKGKTGIPGERKAELMTHLLNIDPPDHTRLRRLVSKAFTPRRVAEFTPRVQELTDHLIDRIVEKAGDAERGEADLIHEFAFPLPIYAICEMLGVPREDQDDFRDWAGMMIRHGGGPRGGVARSVKQIRTYLGELIHRKRDDLGNDLISDLIRASDHGDHLTEAEATAMAFILLFAGFETTVNLIGNGLHALFVNPDQRARLQDSLAAGERALLETGIEELLRYDGPVELATWRFATEPLTLGGQDVAVGDPVLVVLAAADRDPARFADPDTLDLSRSDNQHLGYGHGIHYCLGAPLARLEGQTALATLLTRLPDLELAVPPTDLRWRGGLIMRGLRTLPVRFTP from the coding sequence GTGCATGAGCAGACCTCCACTCCCGCGGCCGACGGCTCCCCCTCCCAGGGGCCGACCCTCTTCGACTGGGAGTTCGCGACCGACCCCTACCCGGCCTACGCCTGGCTGCGCGAGCACTCCCCGGTGCACCGCACGAAGCTCCCCAGCGGGGTCGAGGCCTGGCTCGTGACCCGCTACGCCGACGCCCGCCAGGCCCTCGCCGACCAGCGGCTGAGCAAGAACCCGGCGCACCACGCGGAACCCGCGCACGCCAAGGGCAAGACCGGGATCCCGGGGGAGCGCAAGGCGGAGCTGATGACGCACCTGCTGAACATCGACCCGCCGGACCACACCCGGCTGCGGCGGCTGGTGTCGAAGGCGTTCACCCCGCGCAGGGTCGCCGAGTTCACCCCGCGCGTGCAGGAGCTCACCGACCACCTGATCGACAGGATCGTCGAGAAGGCGGGCGACGCGGAGCGGGGGGAGGCCGATCTCATCCATGAGTTCGCCTTCCCGCTCCCCATCTACGCCATCTGCGAGATGCTCGGCGTACCGCGCGAGGACCAGGACGACTTCCGCGACTGGGCCGGGATGATGATCCGGCACGGCGGGGGACCGCGCGGCGGGGTGGCCCGCTCCGTGAAGCAGATCCGCACCTATCTCGGGGAACTGATCCACCGCAAGCGGGATGATCTGGGCAATGACCTCATCTCGGACCTGATCCGGGCGAGCGACCACGGGGACCACCTGACGGAGGCGGAGGCCACGGCGATGGCCTTCATCCTCCTGTTCGCCGGCTTCGAAACCACGGTCAACCTGATCGGGAACGGCCTGCACGCCCTCTTCGTGAACCCGGACCAGCGCGCGCGCCTCCAGGACTCCCTCGCGGCCGGGGAGCGCGCCCTCCTGGAGACCGGCATCGAGGAACTGCTGCGCTACGACGGGCCGGTGGAGCTGGCCACCTGGCGATTCGCGACCGAGCCGCTGACCCTCGGCGGGCAGGACGTCGCCGTCGGGGACCCCGTGCTGGTGGTCCTCGCGGCGGCCGACCGCGACCCCGCCCGGTTCGCCGACCCCGACACCCTCGACCTCTCCCGGAGTGACAATCAGCACCTCGGGTACGGCCACGGGATCCACTACTGCCTCGGCGCCCCGCTCGCCCGTCTCGAAGGCCAGACGGCGCTCGCGACTTTGCTGACGCGTCTGCCGGATCTGGAACTTGCCGTTCCCCCCACGGACCTGCGCTGGCGCGGCGGGCTCATCATGCGGGGCCTGCGCACCCTCCCGGTCCGCTTCACACCTTGA
- a CDS encoding transglycosylase family protein, translated as MLPGNGRHRRPRQVPALVVTAGVTGSALALPLLAATNASAADTATWDKVADCESGGTWSANSGSGAYGGLQFSLEQWKNAGGLAYAERPDLASRSQQIAVAETVLASQGPQAWPLCSASAGLTQQGPAPQVDPGDRHGPVAPTPTRPDNAVPDKSSSGRATDFGAPTPQPGRPGASPSTSPSGLPDYPLGPNTGLPVMPDPDPTAPTTTPPVTPTTPVDPTAPVSPTAPVSPTAPVDPTASPAPTTPGANPASPAAEKGEGAGKHRGPAAVEVATAPGTASGTPDPTYTVKAGDSLTDIAKAKGLKGGWTALYQANEQVIGGDADLIKPGQNLDLTKK; from the coding sequence ATGCTTCCCGGGAACGGCCGCCACAGACGCCCCCGCCAGGTACCAGCCCTGGTCGTCACCGCCGGAGTCACCGGCTCCGCGTTGGCCCTGCCGCTGCTCGCCGCCACGAACGCGAGCGCAGCCGACACCGCCACGTGGGACAAGGTCGCCGACTGCGAAAGCGGCGGCACCTGGAGCGCCAACTCCGGCAGCGGGGCCTACGGCGGCCTCCAGTTCAGCCTGGAGCAGTGGAAGAACGCGGGCGGACTCGCCTACGCGGAACGCCCCGACCTCGCCAGCCGCTCCCAGCAGATCGCGGTCGCCGAGACCGTGCTGGCCTCCCAGGGCCCCCAGGCGTGGCCGCTGTGCTCCGCCTCGGCCGGGCTGACCCAGCAGGGGCCGGCGCCGCAGGTGGACCCCGGCGACCGCCACGGGCCGGTCGCCCCGACCCCGACCCGGCCGGACAACGCCGTCCCCGACAAGAGTTCGAGCGGGCGCGCCACGGACTTCGGGGCCCCGACCCCGCAGCCGGGTAGGCCGGGCGCCTCCCCGTCCACGAGCCCGAGCGGGCTGCCGGACTACCCGCTGGGCCCGAACACCGGACTGCCCGTCATGCCGGACCCGGACCCGACCGCGCCGACCACCACGCCCCCGGTCACCCCCACCACCCCGGTGGACCCGACCGCCCCGGTCTCCCCGACGGCCCCGGTCAGCCCGACCGCCCCGGTGGACCCGACGGCCTCCCCGGCCCCGACGACCCCCGGCGCCAACCCCGCCTCTCCGGCCGCGGAGAAGGGCGAGGGCGCGGGCAAGCACCGCGGCCCGGCGGCCGTCGAGGTGGCGACCGCGCCCGGCACGGCGTCCGGCACCCCCGACCCCACGTACACGGTGAAGGCGGGCGACAGCCTGACCGACATCGCGAAAGCCAAGGGACTCAAGGGCGGCTGGACCGCCCTCTACCAGGCCAACGAGCAGGTCATCGGCGGGGACGCGGACCTCATCAAGCCGGGTCAGAACCTGGATCTAACCAAGAAATAA
- a CDS encoding transglycosylase family protein — protein sequence MLLSGKGKHRRGSKAVRIVTLAGVAGVAVAAPLMAAGSASAATVSEWDKVASCESGGNWSINTGNGYYGGLQFSSSTWAAYGGKAYASQANQASKSQQIAIAEKVLKGQGKGAWPSCGVGLSNSAYNGGGSTTTPSKPKPDTKPAPAKPAPAKPSTPKADTETKASGSGSGNWTPAKPAPAKPSTPKAGTPSTGTVKTGNGSYEVKEGDTLGTIAQANGVKGGWEKLFELNKDIVDDADMIFPGQKLKLS from the coding sequence ATGCTGCTTTCCGGCAAGGGCAAGCACCGTCGCGGCTCCAAGGCCGTCCGCATCGTCACGCTCGCCGGTGTCGCCGGTGTCGCGGTCGCCGCCCCCCTGATGGCCGCGGGCTCCGCGAGCGCCGCCACCGTCAGCGAGTGGGACAAGGTCGCCTCCTGCGAGTCCGGCGGCAACTGGTCCATCAACACGGGCAACGGCTACTACGGCGGCCTGCAGTTCTCGTCCTCCACCTGGGCCGCGTACGGCGGCAAGGCGTACGCCTCGCAGGCCAACCAGGCCTCCAAGAGCCAGCAGATAGCCATCGCCGAGAAGGTCCTCAAGGGCCAGGGCAAGGGCGCCTGGCCGTCCTGCGGCGTCGGCCTGTCCAACTCCGCGTACAACGGCGGCGGTTCGACCACCACCCCGTCGAAGCCGAAGCCCGACACCAAGCCGGCCCCGGCCAAGCCCGCCCCGGCGAAGCCCTCCACCCCGAAGGCCGACACCGAGACCAAGGCCTCCGGCTCCGGCTCCGGCAACTGGACCCCGGCCAAGCCGGCCCCGGCCAAGCCGTCCACCCCGAAGGCCGGCACCCCGTCGACCGGCACGGTGAAGACCGGCAACGGCTCGTACGAGGTCAAGGAGGGCGACACCCTCGGGACCATCGCCCAGGCCAACGGCGTCAAGGGCGGCTGGGAGAAGCTCTTCGAGCTCAACAAGGACATCGTCGACGACGCCGACATGATCTTCCCGGGGCAGAAGCTGAAGCTCAGCTGA
- the eno gene encoding phosphopyruvate hydratase — protein sequence MLVPSIDVVVAREILDSRGNPTVEVEVGLDDGSTGRAAVPSGASTGAFEAIELRDGDPNRYMGKGVEKAVLAVIEQIGPELVGYDATEQRLIDQAMFDLDATDNKGSLGANAILGVSLAVAHAASEASDLPLFRYLGGPNAHLLPVPMMNILNGGSHADSNVDIQEFMIAPIGAESFSEALRWGAEVYHTLKKVLHTKGLSTGLGDEGGFAPNLESNRAALDLIIEAIKQAGYTPGKDIALALDVAASEFYKDGKYEFEGQSRSAAEMTDYYAELVEAYPLVSIEDPLFEDDWAGWKTITDRLGAKVQIVGDDLFVTNPERLARGIEEGSANALLVKVNQIGSLTETLDAVEMAQRNGFKCMMSHRSGETEDVTIADLAVAVNCGQIKTGAPARSDRVAKYNQLLRIEEILDDAAVYAGRSAFPRFKG from the coding sequence ATGCTCGTGCCGTCCATCGACGTCGTCGTAGCCCGGGAAATCCTGGACTCCCGAGGCAACCCCACGGTCGAGGTCGAGGTGGGCCTCGACGACGGCAGCACCGGCCGTGCTGCCGTTCCGTCCGGCGCCTCCACCGGAGCGTTCGAGGCCATCGAGCTCCGTGACGGTGACCCCAACCGTTACATGGGCAAGGGTGTCGAGAAGGCCGTCCTCGCCGTCATCGAGCAGATCGGCCCGGAGCTCGTCGGCTACGACGCCACCGAGCAGCGCCTGATCGACCAGGCCATGTTCGACCTGGACGCCACCGACAACAAGGGCTCCCTCGGCGCCAACGCCATCCTCGGCGTGTCCCTCGCCGTCGCGCACGCCGCGTCCGAGGCCTCGGACCTGCCGCTCTTCCGCTACCTCGGCGGCCCGAACGCGCACCTGCTGCCCGTTCCGATGATGAACATCCTCAACGGTGGGTCGCACGCCGACTCCAACGTCGACATCCAGGAGTTCATGATCGCCCCGATCGGCGCGGAGTCCTTCTCCGAGGCGCTGCGCTGGGGTGCCGAGGTCTACCACACCCTCAAGAAGGTCCTGCACACCAAGGGCCTCTCCACCGGTCTCGGTGACGAGGGCGGCTTCGCCCCGAACCTGGAGTCCAACCGCGCCGCGCTCGACCTCATCATCGAGGCCATCAAGCAGGCCGGCTACACCCCGGGCAAGGACATCGCGCTCGCGCTCGACGTCGCCGCGTCCGAGTTCTACAAGGACGGCAAGTACGAGTTCGAGGGCCAGTCCCGCTCGGCCGCCGAGATGACCGACTACTACGCCGAGCTCGTCGAGGCGTACCCGCTGGTCTCCATCGAGGACCCGCTGTTCGAGGACGACTGGGCCGGCTGGAAGACCATCACCGACCGCCTGGGCGCCAAGGTCCAGATCGTCGGCGACGACCTCTTCGTCACCAACCCGGAGCGCCTGGCCCGCGGCATCGAGGAGGGCTCCGCGAACGCCCTGCTCGTGAAGGTGAACCAGATCGGTTCGCTGACCGAGACCCTCGACGCCGTCGAGATGGCCCAGCGCAACGGCTTCAAGTGCATGATGTCGCACCGCTCCGGCGAGACCGAGGACGTCACCATCGCCGACCTCGCCGTCGCCGTGAACTGCGGTCAGATCAAGACCGGCGCCCCGGCCCGCTCGGACCGCGTCGCCAAGTACAACCAGCTGCTGCGCATCGAGGAGATCCTCGACGACGCCGCGGTGTACGCGGGCCGCTCGGCGTTCCCGCGCTTCAAGGGCTAA
- a CDS encoding septum formation initiator family protein: MAGNRDRFSTFSTATRLKQLGERTAAHVYRSQSRRHIRRSRLTGRAALLVLVLCTLVVALAYPMRQYVSQRSEIADQQRAADDARKRLDQLRDEKARWQDPAYAEQQARRHLHFLRPGEVGYIMTDPGSGAAEHHRGGESGSDRPWYSNVWDGVDKADRPGD, encoded by the coding sequence ATGGCCGGGAACCGGGATCGGTTCTCCACCTTCTCGACGGCGACCAGGCTCAAGCAGCTCGGCGAGCGCACCGCGGCCCACGTCTACCGCTCGCAGTCCCGCCGGCACATCCGGCGCAGCCGGCTCACCGGCCGGGCGGCCCTGCTGGTGCTCGTCCTCTGTACCCTGGTCGTCGCCCTCGCCTATCCGATGCGCCAGTACGTCTCCCAGCGCTCGGAGATCGCGGACCAGCAGCGGGCCGCCGACGACGCGCGCAAGCGCCTCGACCAGCTCCGGGACGAGAAGGCCCGCTGGCAGGACCCGGCCTACGCGGAGCAGCAGGCGCGCAGGCACCTGCACTTCCTGCGTCCGGGGGAGGTCGGCTACATCATGACCGACCCCGGCTCCGGAGCCGCGGAACACCATCGCGGCGGGGAGTCGGGATCCGACCGCCCCTGGTACTCCAACGTCTGGGACGGCGTCGACAAGGCCGACCGCCCCGGCGACTGA
- a CDS encoding DUF501 domain-containing protein: MQTPPPQTDRTEPTDADIDAFQQQLGRPPRGLRAIAHRCPCGQPDVVETAPRLPDGTPFPTLYYLTCPRAASAIGTLEANGVMKEMQARLAEDPELAAAYRAAHEDYIRRRDAIEVLQGFPSAGGMPDRVKCLHVLVGHSLAAGPGVNPFGDEALAMLPEWWAKGACVTPCGEKTAEAGA, from the coding sequence ATGCAGACGCCCCCGCCCCAGACCGACCGGACCGAGCCGACCGACGCGGACATCGACGCGTTCCAGCAGCAGCTCGGCCGCCCCCCGCGCGGGCTGCGCGCGATCGCGCACCGCTGCCCCTGCGGCCAGCCGGACGTCGTGGAGACCGCCCCGCGCCTCCCCGACGGCACCCCCTTCCCCACGCTCTACTACCTCACCTGCCCGCGCGCGGCCTCCGCGATCGGCACGCTGGAGGCCAACGGCGTGATGAAGGAGATGCAGGCCCGGCTCGCCGAGGACCCGGAACTCGCCGCCGCCTACCGGGCCGCGCACGAGGACTACATCCGGCGGCGCGACGCCATCGAGGTGCTCCAGGGCTTCCCCAGCGCCGGCGGCATGCCGGACCGGGTGAAGTGCCTGCACGTGCTCGTCGGCCACTCGCTGGCCGCGGGCCCCGGCGTGAACCCCTTCGGCGACGAGGCCCTGGCGATGCTGCCCGAGTGGTGGGCCAAGGGCGCCTGCGTCACCCCGTGCGGGGAGAAGACGGCGGAGGCCGGCGCGTGA
- a CDS encoding exopolyphosphatase, whose product MTRVAAVDCGTNSIRLLVADCDPATGDLVELDRRMTVVRLGQGVDRTGRLAPEALERTFAACREYAAVIKELGAERVCFVATSASRDAENRDDFVRGVLDILGVEPEVISGDQEAEFSFTGATRELTGHTHLERPFLVVDIGGGSTEFVVGEEHVRAARSVDVGCVRMTERHLVVDGQVTDPPTAAQVAAMRADIEAALDLAGQTVPLDGARTLVGLAGSVTTVAAIALDLAEYDSSAIHHSRIPYERVREISERMLASTHAERAAIPVMHPGRVDVIGAGALVLLAIMERTGAAEVVVSEHDILDGIAIKAAEEAEAAKQRS is encoded by the coding sequence GTGACCCGGGTCGCGGCCGTCGACTGCGGTACGAACTCCATCCGCCTCCTCGTCGCGGACTGCGACCCGGCCACCGGTGACCTGGTCGAGCTGGACCGCCGGATGACGGTCGTCCGGCTCGGCCAGGGCGTGGACCGGACCGGCCGACTGGCCCCGGAGGCGCTGGAGCGCACCTTCGCGGCCTGCCGCGAGTACGCCGCGGTGATCAAGGAGCTGGGTGCCGAGCGGGTCTGTTTCGTGGCCACCTCGGCCTCGCGGGACGCCGAGAACCGCGACGACTTCGTCCGGGGCGTCCTGGACATCCTGGGCGTGGAGCCCGAGGTGATCTCCGGGGACCAGGAGGCCGAGTTCTCCTTCACCGGCGCCACCCGCGAACTCACCGGCCACACCCACCTGGAGCGGCCCTTCCTGGTCGTGGACATCGGCGGCGGCTCGACGGAGTTCGTGGTCGGCGAGGAGCACGTACGGGCGGCCCGCTCGGTGGACGTGGGCTGCGTCCGGATGACCGAGCGCCACCTGGTCGTGGACGGGCAGGTCACCGACCCGCCGACCGCCGCACAGGTCGCCGCCATGCGCGCCGACATCGAGGCGGCCCTGGACCTGGCCGGGCAGACGGTCCCGCTGGACGGGGCCCGCACCCTGGTGGGCCTGGCGGGCTCGGTGACCACGGTCGCCGCGATCGCCCTGGACCTGGCGGAGTACGACTCTTCGGCGATCCACCACTCCCGGATCCCCTACGAGCGGGTCCGCGAGATCAGCGAGCGCATGCTCGCCTCGACGCACGCCGAACGCGCCGCGATCCCGGTGATGCACCCGGGCCGGGTCGACGTGATCGGCGCCGGCGCCCTGGTCCTGCTCGCGATCATGGAGCGGACGGGAGCCGCCGAGGTCGTGGTCTCGGAGCACGACATCCTCGACGGCATCGCGATCAAGGCAGCAGAAGAGGCCGAGGCCGCCAAGCAGCGGTCTTGA
- a CDS encoding type II toxin-antitoxin system RelE/ParE family toxin: MKYAFRFTTAAQRQLRAIDKPAAMRILAALTALGDDPFREDADIKELTGPSGLYRLRVGSYRIAYQVLDGELVVLVVKVGDRRDAYRTI; encoded by the coding sequence GTGAAGTACGCGTTCCGGTTCACGACCGCCGCGCAAAGGCAGCTCCGGGCGATCGACAAGCCGGCCGCCATGCGGATCCTCGCCGCCCTGACCGCGCTGGGGGACGACCCCTTCCGCGAGGACGCCGACATCAAGGAACTCACCGGACCCTCCGGCCTCTACAGGCTCCGGGTCGGCAGCTACCGGATCGCCTACCAGGTGCTCGACGGCGAGCTCGTCGTCCTCGTCGTCAAGGTCGGCGACCGTCGCGACGCCTACCGCACCATCTGA